Genomic window (Accipiter gentilis chromosome 7, bAccGen1.1, whole genome shotgun sequence):
AGGCTTTCCAGCTTTGTGGCCTTTGGTATGGCCCGTGCTGGGGCTCACCTCCCCACCTCACCTTGCAGCATCTCCTCGGCCAACCCATGTTCTTCCCGGTCAGCATTACTTCTTACTCCCTTTAGTTCTGGCTGTTGTGGGGTTGACTGGATCCCTGCCGGCTTTGCTCCTTGTCCTGCTCTTGTCTGGCTTTGCCACGGCCTGCACTTCTCCCCTGGAGGAGCGGAGTCCCTGGAGCAAGCCACCAAGGTCCCCATCTGTGATGGGATGAGGTGCTCCATCTGTCCGAGCAGGTCCCTTCACGGAGGGGTGGCAGCGGGGCCCTGCGTAGCAACCTGGAGAATTCTCTCTGCCCAGGGGCTGGTGGTGGCTGAGGATCTCCAGACCTCACTGTGAAGGGGACAGGACCCTCCTCCCTGTGTGGATGGGATGGGCTCCTGTGCCTGCAGAGGGGATTCTGGGTCCTTTGTCCTTGTGTCCTCAATCCTTCCCTTGTGCTTGCAGCACCCCACAGATGTTGATTACCGTGTGATGGCCACTTTCACCGAGTTTTACACCACCCTGCTGGGCTTCGTCAACTTTCGCCTCTACCACTCCCTCAACCTGGTCTACCCCCCCAAGGTGAGGCCACCACCTGCCCCGGGGACATGCCACGCTGGCCTGAGCCTGGTGGGACCACCTGGCGTGGGTGGTTGGAAGCGAGCCCATTGTGGGAGGGTCAGGGTGGCAGagggggggatgtttgggggCTCTAGGTTTGGGAGCTACAACCTCACCTTTCTGTTTCTCCCCAGATCGACGGCCAGGCTGATGTTGAGCTGAAGCCCGTAGAGGGCAAGGAGTACGCCATGGATTCAGAGAGCTACCTGGAGGTGAGGGACGCTGCCGTCTCTGTGGGAGGATGCTGCGTGGTCTTGGTGACCTCCTCCTGGTGTGGGGTGCTTGGCGTGTGGGGACCGAGGAGCGGAGCCTGATCCCTGCATGGCAGAGAGGACTGGTCCCAAACTCATGCTGGCCAAGGAAAGAGCTGTGCTTGGCCTCAGGGGCCACTGGCCTCCTCCCTGCATGGCAGGGGACCTTCTGAAGCCCCAGTGCTGGGCACTGCAGGTTGGGACAGTATATGGAGGAGGCTGAATATCTGTCTAGTCCCTAGGTGTTTTGACCTCTTGCTCTGAGAAAttgccttctccttcctccatGAGCCTTCCCCTTTTCCCATCCCCAAAGCACTGTCTGGGTGTGACAGTTTCTCGGTCTCTTCCCGCTGCAGAAACTGTCGGCTCTGAGCGCCAGCCTGGCCCGTGTGGTGGCACCCACCCATGAGGACGAGGTGGAGATGGATGAGTTCCCAGTGGAGGGGGTAAGAGCCTGgtgggggggctcagccctggcCTTGGGCGATCCTGGCTGCAGTATGTCTTGTGCCCAACAAAGGCTGGCAGGGCCTAGTGTGATGCTGGGAGGGACCggcaggaggatggggacagCATCCGAGAGCCCTCTTGCAGAGAGGGGCTTGGCAGGGGCTGTTCTTGGGGAGGAGGCTGAATGCTTTGCTCTGAGCAGGAGACCGCGGAGCAGATGGAtgcaaggaagaaggagcaggaggcACTGGAGAAGCACAAAAAGCTGTTCGAAGGGCTGCGGTTCTTCCTCAACAGGGAGGTGCCTCGAGAGCCACTGGCATTCATCATCCGGTACGTGGTGGGCAGGCTGTCCCTCAGCAGGCCTGCAACGCCATGCTTGCCTCCCCCAGCCTTTCTGTGAGGACTTTGAGGCCAATCTGCCTGATGTCCTGCTGGTGAGGTGACCTTGAGGCTCCCTCCCACCTGTCTGACTCCTCGGTGGGTTTTGCTGGCAGGTGCTTTGGCGGCCAGGTCTCCTGGGACAAGTCCCTGTGCATTGGTGCCACCTATGACGTGAGCGACCCCTCCATCACCCACCAGATTGTTGACCGGCCCCGGGTGGAGCAGCAGGTTGTTGGCAGGTGAGTGGGGTGGGTGGCCTGTCCCCAGAATGGCCACGAGGGCTAGTGGGTGTCCCTGGCCATCCCAGAGCTGTCCCACGCTTTATCTGCTCCCTTGTGGCCCCGTGTGCTCCAGAGCCTGAGGTGGGAGGAAAGGGTCTGAGCCTGTGTCCTGCTGCCCCACAGGTACTATCTGCAGCCTCAGTGGGTCTTCGACTCCGTCAATGCCAAGCTGTGCCTCCCCGTGGCCGACTACTTCCCTGGTGTGCTGCTGCCCCCGCACCTCTCGCCCTTCGTGACAGAGCAGGAAGGAGACTATGTCCCTCCCGAGAAGCTGAAGCTGCTGGCCATGCAGAGGGGCGAGAACCCAGGTGATGCAGGGCTCCGAGGCCGGAGGAGCTGAGGAGGCGGGCGGTGTTGCTGCCTTGGCAGAGCTGTGCCTGCTCCGGGGTCAGCGACTGCTCTCCTTTTGGTAACAGTGGTGTCTTTGTAGATGAagagagtgaggaggaggaggaagaagaggaggaagaggaggaggagaatgacaaagaagaagaggaggaggaagatgagtctgaaaaagaagaggagatgaAATTAAAGAAGATGGAAGAGCAGAAGACTCAGAGCAACAAGGTACGGTGCCTGGCAGCGGGGTGGGACCCCCAGGAGGAGGCAACGCTGGtgacctctgctgctgctgcggcagcCACCACACTTCTGGGTCCTGGACCCATGTTCATGAGCTGCAGCTGCCATTCATGCTCAGGACCTGCTGCCTGGTCTGGAGGGTGCTGTGGCTCTTCCGTGGCCCCCAGTGAATGGTGTGGAAACATCTGTCCCCAGGGAAGGGTGGCGGGTTCCCAGTGTCTGGGGTCCTGAGCTTTCCGGCTCCCCGCAGGCGCTTCCTGTGAAGGTGACTGCTGGCAAGCTGCGGCTGGAGGACAAGCAGCgcctggagcaggagcagcaaagCGAGGAGAAGCGTCTGGCCATCATGATgatgaagaaaagggagaaatacCTCTACAAGAAGATCATGTTTGGCAAGAAGCGCAAAGTCCGAGAGGTACGAGCGTAGGGCTGCTGTGGGCCAAGGACCCTTGCCTGGATCCTGGTCCTAGCTCTTCCCAAATCAGCTTGCAGCTATGGATCACTAAAGCTGGGTTTGTCCCTATCTCGGGGGAGAGGGAGCAGCCTCTGCTTCTGATACTGTGCCAGCTCTGGGCTGCTCCTTCCACTCCTCTCTGTACCTGGTGAGGGCACTGAGTGAAGGTGGGCAAGGGTGAGGCTCTACAAGCCTCTTCTCCAGCATCACCAGGCTGCGGTTTCTTgaccctggcagggcagagctccTTGTGCTCCCTCCAGGCCATGGCTTGTGCTCAGCAAGTGAAGCTGCTGCCCTTTTCTGTGCCCCACGCCTGACCTGGGTGCCAGCAGCAGATGGGTCCATCTCTCCCACGTACAGCTGGAGAGTTTGGTGGGACCAAGGGTAGAGCAGCCCTTGGTGTCTGCAGACCAGTCTGACTGTGGGTCTTGGGGGTTTCTCCACAGGCAAACAAACTCGCTGCGAAGAGGAAAGCCCATGACACTGCcgtcaaagaggagaaaaagaaaagcaagaaggcGCGACGAGCATGATGGGGCCTGGGGGCTCCCTGGAGGGGCTGGCTGGATGGCCGCGCCCTGCAGACGACACCATTGCGTTTGGGTGAAAAACCCTCAGCTTTGCTCTTGGGACAGAAATGCTAAATTAAAACATTTCCCATTTGTAAATACACTTCCCAATGTGCCTTTCCCGGGGCTCCCTCGGCTCCCCTCCACCGATGCCACTGGCTGTCCTGGCCTGGGCTGCAGGATCGGTGTCACAAGGACTGTCGTCTTCATGCTGGTGCCACCTCTGCCTCCTGGGGTGGTAagcgaggaagaggaggccaAGGAGAGCTCTGGGCTCTTGCAGGTCCCTCTGGGATTGTTCCTTTTGcatttgcacagccctgggcggAGGAGCCAAGCCCCCAtggcagagcaggagctctcCAGGGCTCCCAGCACGGCAGGGCATTGTGGCGTGGTTTGGAGGCTCAGCACAAAGAGTGGGGTTTTGGCGGAGAGGAGTCTGCAGCAGAGGGAGCCTGTCCTCTGcccagcccagagctgccctCCAACATCTGCATGGTAGGCTGTACttctcttgtatttttatttttaattaaagaaggtGACACTTCCCTGGTAGCCTGTGTTGTCTGTTCTCTTCTGACTCTGATGGGGTGGCACGACTGCACTGTGCTCGGTGCTCTGCCTGGTCCTGGGCACAGCAGAGGAGGCACAGATCAGTTCATCTGAGACATGTGTGGGGCTGGAGGTATCTCCTCATCCTGCACTGGGTGAGTAGGTAGGAGATGGAGCAGAAGCCTGGTCCCTGCTCCAGGTACCACAACCCATGGACACTATGGCTGTTACCTTGCTCCTTGTCACCCTTTGCCAGTCCTTATTCCCAGCAGCACGTTTGGGTAGGGTCTGCTCCATCCCGGCTGGGTGCCAAGAGCCAACTCTTGAGTCCGTTTTGTTCAAGCAGGGGAAGCGCAAAgtgctgcccctggggaggagcaGCCTGAGGCACCAGGATGTGCTAGGGACCaccaggctggaaagcagctctgcagaaaaggacctggaggtccTGTTGGGCGCAAGCTTGACCGTGAGCTGCCAAAGTGCCCTTGGGGCAAAGAGGGTTAATGTTGAGGAGCATTGAggaggttgagggaggtgatcctgcccctcGGTGCTGTTGAGGCCACTcatggagtgctgtgtccagcaaTGGGCTCCCCAGTGTGAGACATGgacactggagcaggtccagcgaagggccaccaagatgatgcagagactggagcatctctcctgggaggaagtggttgagccaccatccctggaggtattcaaaaagcgagtagacggggtacttcaggacatggtttagtgggcatggttgatggttggactcgatgaccttgaaggtcttttccaacctaaatgattccacgATTCTATGAAAGGCTGTGAGAGCTGAGACTGGAGAAAACAAggttcagggggatcttatcaatgggtagaaacacctgaagggagggtgtgaAGATGGAGTCATGTTCTCGGTGGTGTCCAGTGCCAGGACATGAGGCagcgggcacaaactgaaacccaGGAGGTTCTTCTGAACATCAAGGAACACTTCTTCACCGAGAAGGTGACTGAGCAGTGGCacaaggttgcccagagaagcagtggagtctccatccatggagatatcacgagcagggaggttggaccagcTGGCCTTCAGAAGTGCCTCCAACCCCACTGGGAGGTTTTTGGGGCTCGCTATCCCTTTCTCTACCTTCCTCCAGCAAGAGGCCAGGggggagtgattttttttttggggggggagggtatTTGGGAGCTCTTGGCTGAGATAAAGCAACACATAGAGAAACTAGGACCGCCATGGCTGATGCTGGGGTCGGTGGCCCCAGCATTGGTGGTGTTATCCCCCCCGCCTTTCCCCTGaatcttgttttttttccccaaaaaacagcCCCTCACACACACATTTCCTCGCTGGGGCCTAGGCACAGCCCTGAGGCCTGTTCATGGCTgtcctggggagaggaggagggtaACGCTCCGCTTTGTGCAACatttatgggggttttttccccttttctggctCATTTTGGAGGTCAGGAAGGGGTGTCCCGAGGTGGGGGTGGATTGCCATAGGGTTTTGGTGAGCATGGCCTCATCGGGGTGCAAAGGTTGTGTCATTTTGCGGGGCTTACGTGGACAGCCATGGCGAAGGCTGTGGTATCTCATGGGGCTTTATCGGGACACCCTCGGCCGTAGCTGCAGTAAAGGTCGTGCCATCAAACGGGGTTTTTGTGGGGACACCTTGTCCCCAGCCGTGGTGAAGGCTGTGTCATCTAATGGGGCCTTTTATGGGGATGCCTTGTCTCCAGCCATGGGAAAAGCTGGTTATCTCACGCGGCTTTGATTGCGACACCCTTGTCCTCCGCTGTGGTATTTCACGGCGTTTTCATGGAGACACCTTGTTCCCAGCTGTGGTGAAGGCTTTGTAATCTTATGGGGCCATTTATGTGGATACCATGGCCCCAACCATGGTGAAGactctttcctctgcctttcttttctccccctttttttttttttttttgttttcaggggTTGGGATGGTTTTGccttcatttcccttttttttttttttttccctcttatttttttcccccttccttaaCTTCACCTCTCTGAAAAGGAGGAGGTTTGACCACTCGGGAGCTCCCGGGGCTTCCACCGTGGGGCAGGAGACCATGAGAATGGGGCTTCCCAACCCCACCAGTGCCACTAGACACCCCTTCCCTGGCACCCACAGGCATCGTGCCGGGGCAGCAGATAAGGAAAAAGCGGTGGGAccggcaggcagagccagccacaGGCAGCAACCCCGCTGCCGGGCTGCCTGGCCAGTTGACCGCAAACCGGTTGTGCCACCCTGACGGCCACCGGTTCCCCCTCTTTTGCCAGCGCTAATGACAGCTTTTCTGTCTGATAAAGGCACCTGACGCCACGTTTGGTCAACGAGTGCCTGACAGGGCCAAGCCCTGGCCCGGACAAGGTGTGCCACCacggtgctgctgcctgctcctccgACCAGCCGCTCGGGCTCCTCACCAAATCCCTCCGGATCCCTCCGGATCCCCAGCTCTGGTGCACACTTCCCTGGCGGTCACAGTTTTTGGCGTGAGTGCTTTGTACTCCTGAATCTGGGGGGGGAGCGGGATTTGCTCTGTCCGATCCCAGGTGGGGGACGGGGGACATCATGGTGGAGTCCTCCTGGGAATGGTTTATACCCCATCGGGTGTGGGAGACAGGGCGTTGTGGTTCCCCAGCTCGTTTAATCGCGTCCCGAGGCTGCGAGCATCCCTTGGTTGAGCTGCCGCATCCCGTCTGCCGTGGTCCTCTTCCAGCTGGAAACCCTTTGGAGCACCATccacaaaaaagggggaaacctGGAATTAAAAGAGGTGCCCTGCGGAGAGTGGGGGGTGGGATGGCTCCTTACGCCCACGCCGCTGTTTCCAAGGAAAATGCAGGTAAGGGCAGGGAATGGTGAgtggctggagcaggagcaggcagcagagacGGAGGTGTTATTTAATCTGTTGTCGTGGTTATTTCATGCAGCAGCCTTTACCCATGATAAATGGGCCCGGGGGAAAGAGATGGGCGATAAATCCTGGGTGTGACTCtagccagggctgggtgcagcTGGAAACACATCAAATAAGGGCTCGGGGGGTTGGGGGACCGTGCGCTCGGGCTTTACACTGCCTCTGAGTAGGGACAGctctcctgtccccatcctggcagcAGCCTCTGCCTCCCCTGGGAGGAGCTTTTTGATTTTAGGGCAGCGCACGCTTGTGCTTGCTTGCGCGCTagcctgctcctctccactgccCACAGCCAGCCCGGCATGGCCAGCACTGTCTCGGGCTTTAATTTTGAGGATCCAGGTAGGATCCCTCGTCTGGCGATGCTGGGGGATGTCTGTCCCAGGAGAGCAGGGACATGCCAGCGGGGCCAGAGCCTATGGGGAGGCGGCGGCTCTTCGTTCCTCCTCTTGCGATGACGAAGACGGAGGATATTCTGGCTTTTCTCGTCCCCCAGTACTGGCTGGCGCTGCCCCCGGGATTGCGCAGGTTAACCCTGGAGTGAGAACCGGTCCCGCAGAGGCAGGGCAGGATGCAGTGGCTGCCCATGATGGGGCAAGAGCTGCCTGCCCACCCAGGGCGCTGAGCAAGGTGACCCCGAGTCCTGCGGGGACGAGCTCTGAGCCCCAAACGCCTCCATCATGGATGGAGACTCGGGTGGGTACGGGCCACGGCTGAAGGGTGCCCTGCGGTTACGCCGCCAGCCGAGCCCCGGGGCGCTGGATGCCAGCGCAGCCACCGCTTGCTTGGCTGCCCGAGCAAGCGCGCTGGGTCGTCACCGCCTTTAGCGGCAGCGAGCTGACTCGGAGGGCGGTGCGAAGCGCCGAGGCCGGATCCGGGCACACAATGGCCCCTtttctgctccaccgtggggtgaTGCACCAGCGGGGTGCCAGATGGTGCCGAGCCCTTCCCACGGTGCGGCCGCGGCACCCGTTCTGGGCACAGCCACGTCGTGGTGGGACAGGACCCCGTGGGTTTCAGATCCCACCCCAGCTCTCCTCCACGCGTGGGGTGCCTGGGGACCCCCAAAGTCCCGGCGCAGCCGGTGGGacgggggaaagggagaaaggcCGAGCCCCCGCGCTCCCCACCCCGAGGTGAGCTCCAgccacggaaggtgacagcctgGCCGTGAGCTGTCTCCCACGGGAGGAAGACGATGgcggctggggggagctgggtgcCACCGCTGAGGGACGGCCAtcgccgccggctcggccagcGGCATGTTCCCGCTGCCGTGGGTGCCGGCTCGCGGGGCCAAGC
Coding sequences:
- the PES1 gene encoding pescadillo homolog, which encodes MGGLEKKKYERGSATNYITRNRARKKLQLSLPDFRRLCILKGIYPHEPKHKKKVNKGSTAARTFYLLKDIKFLLHEPIVNKFREYKVFVRKLRKAYGKSEWSTVDRLKDNKPSYKLDHIVKERYPTFVDALRDLDDALSMCFLFSTFPRTGKCHVQTIQLCRRLAVEFLNYVIASRSLRKVFLSIKGIYYQAEVLGQPVTWITPYTFAHDHPTDVDYRVMATFTEFYTTLLGFVNFRLYHSLNLVYPPKIDGQADVELKPVEGKEYAMDSESYLEKLSALSASLARVVAPTHEDEVEMDEFPVEGETAEQMDARKKEQEALEKHKKLFEGLRFFLNREVPREPLAFIIRCFGGQVSWDKSLCIGATYDVSDPSITHQIVDRPRVEQQVVGRYYLQPQWVFDSVNAKLCLPVADYFPGVLLPPHLSPFVTEQEGDYVPPEKLKLLAMQRGENPDEESEEEEEEEEEEEEENDKEEEEEEDESEKEEEMKLKKMEEQKTQSNKALPVKVTAGKLRLEDKQRLEQEQQSEEKRLAIMMMKKREKYLYKKIMFGKKRKVREANKLAAKRKAHDTAVKEEKKKSKKARRA